From the genome of Uranotaenia lowii strain MFRU-FL chromosome 1, ASM2978415v1, whole genome shotgun sequence, one region includes:
- the LOC129738898 gene encoding uncharacterized protein LOC129738898: protein MIYDLLKDVGNTNRVSCTNCFTLEAENKKLKEQLKISKRKLQRVQGEKLSSDEHALRLSKELQLMKDKNKFPEASFSEQEGIPMTVADLDELNGRATTDSMFAGLLAVRLVGADNLPKMSVTGQACHRYANMKKEDGTRLYPTPKKLDPNVLQFICNKIAERTAIRVGLQNVLTIRQYQK from the exons atgatatatgattta CTTAAAGATGTCGGAAACACCAATCGAGTGAGCTGCACTAATTGTTTCACTCTGGAGGCTGAAAATAAGAAGCTTAAGGAGCAATTAAAGATCAGTAAGCGGAAGCTGCAGAGGGTGCAGGGGGAAAAATTGTCCTCGGACGAGCACGCACTACGATTGTCGAAAGAACTCCAATTGATGAAGGACAAAAATAAGTTTCCTGAG GCTTCTTTTTCCGAGCAAGAAGGAATTCCGATGACCGTAGCAGATTTGGATGAACTGAATGGCCGCGCGACAACAGACagcatgtttgctgggttgctCGCTGTTCGCTTGGTCGGTGCAGATAACCTGCCAAAGATGAGCGTAACCGGTCAGGCGTGCCATCGGTACgccaatatgaaaaaagaagacGGAACTCGTTTGTACCCAACCCCAAAAAAACTGGACCCCAACGTGTTGCAGTTTATCTGTA ACAAAATCGCAGAACGTACTGCCATCCGTGTTGGTTTACAAAACGTACTTACAATTCGgcaatatcagaaataa